A single Deltaproteobacteria bacterium DNA region contains:
- a CDS encoding RNA polymerase factor sigma-32, producing the protein MSEESKRPPASSGALARVDPLTRYLNEIGRHQLLTREEEHELAVRYQEQGDVDAAYKLVTANLRLVVKIANEYRRAAFNLLDLIQEGNVGLMLAVKKFDPYKGVKLSTYAAWWIRAYIIRYVMDNWRMVKLGTTQAQRKLFFNLRKEKRRLENLGFKPEAKLLAANLDVTEKEVVEMEQRLGASEPSIDTPYGDEEGGQTLGDRLTLDGEGADEVLGDRELKAIFREKLAEFEESLDDERERFIFEKRLVSEEPMTLQDIGAKFGVSRERARQLEARLVKRLREYMESQLPDFGMLVVEGME; encoded by the coding sequence ATGTCCGAGGAATCCAAGCGGCCTCCGGCCTCCAGCGGCGCCCTCGCCCGCGTCGATCCCCTCACCCGCTATCTCAACGAGATAGGGCGGCACCAGCTGCTCACACGGGAAGAGGAGCACGAGCTGGCCGTCCGCTACCAGGAGCAGGGGGACGTGGACGCCGCCTACAAGCTGGTCACGGCCAACCTGCGGCTGGTGGTGAAGATCGCCAACGAGTACCGCCGGGCCGCCTTCAACCTCCTGGACCTGATCCAGGAGGGCAACGTCGGCCTGATGCTGGCGGTGAAGAAGTTCGACCCCTACAAGGGCGTGAAGCTCTCCACCTACGCCGCCTGGTGGATCCGCGCGTACATCATCCGCTACGTGATGGACAACTGGCGGATGGTGAAGCTCGGCACCACCCAGGCCCAGCGCAAGCTCTTCTTCAACCTGCGCAAGGAGAAGCGGCGGCTGGAGAACCTCGGCTTCAAGCCCGAGGCCAAGCTGCTGGCCGCCAACCTCGACGTCACCGAGAAGGAGGTCGTCGAGATGGAGCAGCGCCTGGGCGCCAGCGAGCCCTCGATCGACACCCCCTACGGGGACGAGGAGGGCGGACAGACCCTGGGCGACCGCCTCACCCTGGACGGCGAGGGGGCCGACGAGGTGCTCGGCGACCGGGAGCTGAAGGCCATCTTCCGGGAGAAGCTGGCCGAGTTCGAGGAGAGCCTCGACGACGAGCGCGAGCGCTTCATCTTCGAGAAGCGCCTCGTCTCCGAGGAGCCGATGACCCTGCAGGACATCGGCGCAAAGTTCGGCGTGAGCCGCGAGCGCGCGCGTCAGCTGGAGGCCCGGCTGGTGAAGCGGCTGCGTGAGTACATGGAGAGCCAGCTCCCCGACTTCGGGATGCTGGTGGTGGAGGGGATGGAATGA
- a CDS encoding DUF4159 domain-containing protein, with translation MSNERSRLLLRRDLLRLGLASLAGLLLPGRAEAFGASSKLIFALLDHGSDPDPRPTALRRLAWEIVKRTSIDCELDTVRLKANSPALFKHPLLVLTGRQGLPPLSASEAASLRRYLTYGGTLFVDSTEGGPGSAFDRSVRELLLEVFPKQRLAPIERDHVLYKSFYLLESAGGRVVRRPYLEGIQHDDRYAVIYSQNDYLGAWARDDLGTWEMEMDARRRELSFRFGVNLVMYALCLDYKDDQVHLPFILKRRKT, from the coding sequence TTGTCGAATGAACGCTCGCGCCTCCTCCTGCGCCGCGACCTCCTGCGCCTGGGCCTCGCCTCCCTCGCCGGCCTGCTCCTCCCCGGAAGGGCCGAGGCCTTCGGCGCCTCGAGCAAGCTGATCTTCGCCCTCCTCGATCACGGCAGCGATCCCGATCCGAGGCCGACGGCCCTGCGCCGCCTGGCCTGGGAGATCGTGAAGCGCACCAGCATCGACTGCGAGCTGGACACGGTGCGGCTGAAGGCGAACTCCCCGGCCCTCTTCAAGCACCCCCTCCTGGTCCTCACTGGGCGGCAGGGGCTCCCTCCCCTCTCGGCGAGCGAGGCCGCCTCCCTGCGCCGCTACCTCACCTACGGGGGCACCCTCTTCGTGGACAGCACCGAGGGCGGCCCGGGCTCGGCCTTCGACCGCTCGGTGCGCGAGCTGCTCCTCGAGGTCTTCCCGAAGCAGCGGCTCGCGCCCATCGAGCGCGACCACGTCCTCTACAAGAGCTTCTACCTCCTCGAGAGCGCCGGCGGCCGCGTCGTGCGGCGCCCCTACCTCGAGGGGATCCAGCACGATGACCGCTACGCGGTGATCTACAGCCAGAACGACTACCTGGGCGCCTGGGCCCGGGACGACCTGGGCACCTGGGAGATGGAGATGGACGCGCGGCGGCGCGAGCTCTCCTTCCGCTTCGGGGTCAACCTGGTGATGTACGCCCTCTGCCTCGACTACAAGGACGACCAGGTCCACCTCCCCTTCATCCTCAAGCGGCGGAAGACCTGA